In Candidatus Schekmanbacteria bacterium, the genomic window AAATGAGCGAAGAACTCCTGTTTTTCAAGTAAGCGCAGAGCACTGTCGTTATCTTCTTGATGAGAGTGTCAAAATCAGAAAATCAAAGGGAAAAGACTTGAATAGACAATATGAGAGATGGAAAGACTTTATCGTTGAACATATCGAATGTCCATGTAAAGCTGAAATATACAAGTATTTTGATGAAAATGACATTGACAAAAATTGTATTGATTCAATTGTTGGGCAGATGAATCCTCAAGAGATTTTGGCGCTTTATCTTATTGAGGACGAGGATATTGTCTCACTGTATAAAAAATATAATGAAATAGAGAAAAGCGGCATCATATTGAATGAGACACTAAAAAAAGAAGTTTCAGAGGAAAGAATAAAAAACTTAGTAGAGGAATTTTTTACTGACGAAAGAAGGCAAATTATCGTGAGGAAACTGGAGGAGTTATCACTTCTGCTTTTTCTGATGGGACAAAAAGATGAATCGAAGAAATTTCTCACTCTGGCAATTGATGCGGCTTCCGTATCTAAAAGCTCAGAGTCATTATTTCTAAAGAGGCTTATGGAAGAATCGCTTGAAAGTTATAGATTAGAATATGAAGCACGAAAAAAGGAAGAAGAAGGGCCTTCTTTAATAGTCAATCCATATAACGATAAGAGATAGTTGTTACGCTGTGTTTCAGGAAATGAGCAATGGATTATTTTTCATCAGTTGGTTTCTTTGTTGTCTCATCAGATTCATTGCCGGAATTGTCTAATTCTTTCATAGATTTTTTGAAGTTTTTAATTCCTTTGCCAAGCCCTTCTCCTATTTCGGGAAGCTTTCTTGCCCCGAAGATGAGAAAAGCAATGAGAAGGATTATAATCAATTCCTGCATTCCAAGACCAAACATTTCATTCCTCCTTTGAAGTAAAGAGCCTCAATTATGATAATATAGATTATGACCGAAATGTCAATTTATGTTTTAACTCGATAAATGATAAAATTGATAAAAATTTATTATGGATATGGAAAAGGGAAGAAAAGAGAGATTGAAATGTTATGTAGTTGACAATGAAAAGGAAATGAATGCTTGTTTCAATATTCGTAAGAGTGTTTTTGTTGATGAATTAAAGATGTTTGAAGAAAGCGATGTCGATTCATTTGATGAAGAAGCGGTACATATAGCAGTTTCTGATGAATCGGGAATTATTGGGACAGTTAGGGTTTATAAAGATAAAAAGGGAAATTGGTTTGGTGGACGCCTGGCGGTAAGAAAAGGGAAGAGA contains:
- the tatA gene encoding twin-arginine translocase TatA/TatE family subunit → MFGLGMQELIIILLIAFLIFGARKLPEIGEGLGKGIKNFKKSMKELDNSGNESDETTKKPTDEK
- a CDS encoding GNAT family N-acetyltransferase codes for the protein MDMEKGRKERLKCYVVDNEKEMNACFNIRKSVFVDELKMFEESDVDSFDEEAVHIAVSDESGIIGTVRVYKDKKGNWFGGRLAVRKGKRHGIAGRLLVKKAEDIALKNGAHTLFALVQKKNVNFFKKLKWEVKEGPFEYYGILHYLMKTKLDK